The Raphanus sativus cultivar WK10039 chromosome 6, ASM80110v3, whole genome shotgun sequence sequence ggtttAGTATATTTTCAGATAACGAGGAGATGGAGATTAAAAAAGGAGGATGAAGTAAACCTTAAGTAATTTCAGATATTATGTTTCAGATCCTGATTTGTTTTCTCGGATTGAATCGTATCTTCAGTAGATATTGAATTCTTCCTATTTCATTAAAACTCTCACAGAATATAAATAAtagcaaaaagaaataaaaaatactttaaaactctcacataatataaataatagcaaaaagaaataaaaaaataaacggGCCACGGGTCTAAACGGGTACTTCCAAGTTAAACGGGCTCGTGGCTAAATGGGCTTTATCGGATTCGTGGTTAAACGGGCGTAAGGTTAACGGGCTGTAAACGGGGCGGGCCCAAACGGGCAGGGTTTAAACGGGCTCGGGTAGCCCGTTTTAACATCCCTAGTTTCGTCTCATGTTGATGATCGAAAGACAGAGAAGTAGAGTAGGACCAGCTGTTGGAGTTCTGATGAGTGTGCTGTGGAATAGAGGAAACAAACAATTCGTCATCtttttggaaacaaagaagaaggcGCGCCCGTGCCCGTGGGAAAGATGGGTCggaggtgatttttttttttttttttttttttttttttttttttttttgcgataTTACTTAGTTCTTTGTCTGTTTAAAGGCTTCAGGGAACTTGCTACTCTGAGGTGGAAAAGTAAAGTTCTTTAGGAGCAATGCATGTTATGTTGAGTTTTGTATGCTTGATAGATTGTACTAGGCTCTTCAAATTGAAGCTTATAGCTACAACAAACACACTACTACTACCTTTTTTGAAGAATGCTAAACTCAAAGTTGAATATATGGCAAAAacaagtatatattatatatccacACTATAATCAACTCCAAATTTTAGGGGAAAATACATCCAAAAAATCATACAAACCGGCCTTTTCTTCACTTATCCTCCTCAAGCTAGCTACACAGCACTATCACTCGGTAAGGAGGAGGAAGTAAAGGTTATCAGCTCGATGCTAAAATCTGTTAATCCTCTGTGACAAATCTAGCGTGCTCCATCCCAGGAGGTGATAAAGGAGGGATAGCTGATTCAGTTCCTAGAAGGTGCCTTGCTGAGACGCCCTGAGACTCCTTTTCCTTTGAAGGAAGGGAATCAGATGAAGAGTTGCTTTTGTTCATTGATGCTAAGAACTGTTTCTTTGAAAGATTTGTTGAAGCTGATGAGACAACCGAGCTGAACACACCAGACTCTTTCAATGCTTGTATAACAACCTGCATTCATAAGACCAAAAGGTTATTTGACACTCCAAAACTCTTGTGTCTGAAAATTTCTGTAATGAGTTGATGAGTAGTTTCTTACCATTGGTGAATAAATGCGAGTCAGAATACCCTTCCTAAGGAGTTTCATCTTCACCTCTTTGTCTCCCCACACAACATGTTCACGGTACCTAAACAGGACACAGGTTACTCTTGTATCAAAAACACTCCTTGTTCAAAGAGTATAAAAACTTCTCAACCATGAACAAGAAAAAGAATGCAGTTATGAGGCTAAGGCTCTTCTTCTTACCAGCTTATCATTTCATCTTCAGTTGCTGTTGACGCAATTATAAATGCCTACAAAATTGTTTCATCATCCAGACGACATCGTAAAACAGTACGTGGGATTGAACCACATTAAGAAATGATGACTTTGAGGAATTGAAAAGAGATGTTAAAGAAAAGATGCTTACAGATCTATCGAAATCCAACATAAAGCATCTTTTCACGTCTTCTTTTGTAGGCTTGCAGCCACATCGGTCACGCCTGGATGTTAGGTCAGAGAACTTGGCATATGTGTAGTGTAAGACAGCAGCCTCCTCCAGTTTTATCTCACTGCcaataaataacaaattaatatttctaaaacatGATTTGAGCCGTAACTACAATCCACTAGTTACAGACTAAAACAAAAGTCTTATCATGTTCCTCAACTCAACCAATATAATTTACTTATGCTTGAATAGTATGATCAACGTACTTGGGAGTTTTCATGTAATTATGCCATCTGTGTGCTCCATTTGGTCGGAGGTGGTCTTGAACCCGAGCAACTGATTTGCCGTTTCCATAAGTCAAGAAGTAGTTTGGATTGTTTCGGGTTGCTTCTTTGTACATTCCAAAATATGTATCTTTTGGAAGATGGTCATAGTTCTTTTTAAACATTGACACCTGAATGCatcatacaaaaacaaaaagaatataaacGTTGACACCACAACTCTTCAATTTAGTTGAGTATCTTTGAGATTAAAAAGGAGAAAGAAGCTGAGTTATACCTCTGTGAAAGGATCCTTGATATCATCTCTTTCTACGCTGCTTTcctaaacaacaacaaaacccaaaacaatACTTCATATTAAGGCCCTGATCCTATAAGGCGCTCTAACAGTCACCAAACTAAGCTTAAATAAGCGATGCAAGAAATGTTTTGACTCACATAATTTGGGAAAATAACCATATCCACATTTGGAGGAACATCAAGAAGCAACCGTCTCAACGAGTACTCACGAGCACCTGCTGGGTATATCAGCTCATCTGTATCAAGATGAAGTATCCATTCCATGCCCGCATCCTGATATATTTaataagaacaaaacaaaagtgaTTAGAACATGAGACCTGAACAaaaatcaaccaaaaaaaattacttaccCTTGCCATGACAATAGCCATTTCCATGTTGAGAGATTGCTTAACAAACAACTCGTAATTGCATGGCTTGTAAAAGAACGAAGATAGCCACGTCTCATTCCAAATCCGACTGATgaagcaaaaaaacaaaattggtCAGTAGTAGTAGATGATACAACATTGCTACAATCTCCAGAACAGAGAAAGACAAAAATACAGTCTACTAACCTCTTTGCCTGCTTCTCCTCTAGATCTTTTGTCCTGTATATCACCTTAACCCCCTGTAAGAGACAACAGACTACGTTTAGTTTACGGAGAATCACTTACCTCAACACACATTTGATACCTACAAGACTAAAGAGCTAGAGGCATACATCTAAAACTAGGAGATTAGTTAAACTCACAGGAATAGACTCGAGCACTTTAGAGATGGCGGGCGTAGCAGCTTTCCCTTCAACGAAAAGGAAAAAAGTGGAGACGCCAAGAACCTTATGGTAGAACATCCACGGCAAAATCTGATCCAATCCTGCTGATGTGCTAGTCGTTATACATATCTGCATCAAATTAACAATGCCCCAAATCATAAAGGTAACAACTTTACAAAACCCAAAATACAAGATCTGATTGAAAGCAGAGGACTTTATAACGAATTATATATACCTTAGGCTTTAAGTTAGAATCAACACCGAACTTCCAATCACCGTAGTAAGGAAACGAAGGGGAAGAGCTTCTAGCTAGATTCGAGCAGTCTGATGATGAGGACTGGTGAGCTTTCGGGGAGACGGATGAAACAGTCTCCATCCCCGGAAACACCTCGTGGTTGAGATCGGAGCCGACGCTTCCAGGGACTGAGGTCGAGGAGGCGATGGAAGCGGAGGCGGGATCGGCGAGGCCGCCGCCTCGCCATTGGAGGACGAAGGCGAGGCAGGCGAGGGAGACTGGGAGGAGAGTCAATAGAAGGAGAAGCCTTGAGACGAAAGAGTTGcttgaggaagaggaggaggaagaagagattaGGGGAGCTCGGTGCATCGATTTCATGGTGAATttgagatgagaacaaatctgATTCTGAGATctaatctatttaaaaaaaaaaaagaaactgaaggCTTTTAATAAATCTCAGATCATCTCTCTGTTCTTGAGAGATTTTCTTCTATTTAGTTTAGTTTCTTATGTTGTCCACGTGACATAGCTTTTTACTTCTTGTAATAATGGTGAGAGATCAcctaattaaaaaacaatttctttgCTTCTACGCTTTTGTAAGAAAAGCATCAGTTTCATGACCACTGCATTAAAAGCCCAATGGGCATAACGATAGACGGGTATATAAAATCCAGTTACATTGGGCCTAAACTAAACCCACAAGGAAGCCCTTTCAGTTATCTTTTCTATAAGATGTGTAGAAATAGAAATTTAGATAAAATAACATGTGGGGGTTCTGTATAATTCTTCTGTGATTTAGATGCTAATCAGTGAGGATGATAGACCCACTTGATCTAGTACATTGGGcggccgacaaaaaaaaaaaaatcagtgagGATGATTTGTTTGTTATGAGTGGGGGGGACAAGGCTCTACCTAGTAGACACTATCACTCCGTCGCTCATACTCACAACTAACAATGCCATCCATTTCAGCACGTTTAAAGTAGACTTATTATAGACTCCTCACTAGGAACATTCTTTAAACATCTGCAATTATGTAGCTACATAACTTAATTATCAATCTTTaataatacttttattaaaagtcTCTCaaagaatacttaataaaatataaaaaaaatgaaaaggaagAAAATGATGGAGAAATGGTGAGAATGATTGATGGCTAGTTTCGATTACGATCGGCTCCAGACTCTTTGTTCGTTTCGATTCCAGTTTCACACTGTTCCGAATTCCACTCGATCGTTTACTCTCTCTGATGGCTGGTTTGTTGCCTTGTACAGTGCATTGTGCCTGATATGCTCTGATCTCAGTACTTAAGTAAATGAAC is a genomic window containing:
- the LOC108813730 gene encoding glycosyltransferase-like KOBITO 1; protein product: MKSMHRAPLISSSSSSSSSNSFVSRLLLLLTLLPVSLACLAFVLQWRGGGLADPASASIASSTSVPGSVGSDLNHEVFPGMETVSSVSPKAHQSSSSDCSNLARSSSPSFPYYGDWKFGVDSNLKPKICITTSTSAGLDQILPWMFYHKVLGVSTFFLFVEGKAATPAISKVLESIPGVKVIYRTKDLEEKQAKSRIWNETWLSSFFYKPCNYELFVKQSLNMEMAIVMARDAGMEWILHLDTDELIYPAGAREYSLRRLLLDVPPNVDMVIFPNYESSVERDDIKDPFTEVSMFKKNYDHLPKDTYFGMYKEATRNNPNYFLTYGNGKSVARVQDHLRPNGAHRWHNYMKTPNEIKLEEAAVLHYTYAKFSDLTSRRDRCGCKPTKEDVKRCFMLDFDRSAFIIASTATEDEMISWYREHVVWGDKEVKMKLLRKGILTRIYSPMVVIQALKESGVFSSVVSSASTNLSKKQFLASMNKSNSSSDSLPSKEKESQGVSARHLLGTESAIPPLSPPGMEHARFVTED